TTTACTGGTAATCTGTAATGTCCAGAAGTTTCAAATAAGTTTTGTGATTCTTTACTAACTGCCCAATCAATAAACTTCTGAGCATTGTCTACTTCATCGGCAGGGCCATTTTTAATTAATGCTACCGCACCAACTTCATATCCTGTTCCATCTTGAGGGAATGATAAAGTTATTGGATAACCTTCTTGCATTGGCGAGAGAATATCGTGAGCAAATGCAATCCCTACTCCAACTTCCCCTAATCCTGCGTTATTTGCAGGCGCAGATCCCGATTGTGTATATTGTCTGATGTTATCATCTAGTTTGTGTAGATATTCGAATGCTTCTTCTTCACCTTTCATTTGCACTAACGTTGCAAGAACAGAATACGCTGTTCCAGATGATGCCGGGTGAGCAATACTAACATTGTCTGCAAACTCTGGTTTTAATAAATCATCCCAGCTTGATGGAGGGTCTAAGTCATTACGTTCTAGCCAATCTGAGTTAGATGCAAATCCTAGAGCACCTACATAAAACGGAGACCAGTTCCAGTCTTCGTCAACAAATTCTTCTGGCAACAGTTCCGCCCCTTCAGGCTCATAACTATCTAAAAGTCCTGCTTGTGCTGCTGCGATAAACGTATCAGAAGGACCACCATACCAAACGGATGCTTGTGGATTGTTCTCTTCCGCTTGAACACGCGCTAAAATTTGCCCAGCAGACAAACGAACAAAGTTGACATTAATCCCTGTTTCCTCCTCAAATGCTTGAAGGTAATACAAAGACTCTTGTTCAGGGAAAGCTGCATATACAGTCAAGTCATTTGACTGTTCAACCTCTCCATCACCACTAGCATCTGACTCTGAGTTACATGCGGCCAAAATAATACCTATCATTATTGCAGTTAGAATAAGTAAATACTTTTTAATCATCGTTACCCTCCTGAATTTTAGTTTAAATATAGGGAAGCGCTTTCCTTACACTTTAAAAAAATGTCACATTCTCCAATATGATATTTATCATTGCTATGACTAGGTGTGTTTTTTATTAGTAAATCTATTACGAGAAAAAGAATAATGAGTCTGCATTAATCAACATTCACAGCCGAGTAATTGAATGGCAACGCTTACAATTAATCCCTTTAACATTAACTTCTTCTTACTCAAGGTTTATAGTTTGCATGAATGTTTCCTATGCACCCTCCTCATGATTCTCTCATATCGGAAATAATTCTTTTAAAACCACCACCCTAAATGACACCTTTTTTTGGTAAAGCGCTTACTTGATTAATAAGATAACACACAATTTTCTAAAAATAAATACTTTTACAAAAAATAAAGAGTGTTTATTGTCAAAGAGTATTGTAACAAGCACAGATAAGGTTTAGTTAATTCTAGTTTCTTCTTCAATATCTAGATCACAAAAAACTCCTAACCATTTATTAATGGTTAGGAGTTTTTTACATGAATTATCGTTCTTAATATTTTAATACTATACTTATTTCAACCCTGACATCGTAAAGCCTTCAATAATATACTTTTGGAAGAACGCAAAGATGATAATAATTGGTATGACCATAAACGCCGCACCAGCCATTTGTAGAGCAAAATTACTAGAATGCTGTCCTTCTAATAGAGCAAGACCTACAGATAACGTATACAAACGCTGATCGCTCGCAATAATTAACGGCCATAAGAAGCTGTTCCACGCGGCGATAAATGTTAAGATCGCTTGTACCGCAAACACTGGCTTTGCAATCGGAATGATAAGTCTAAAGAAAATATAAAATTCTCCTGCCCCATCAAGCCTCGCAGCTTCAATTAAGTCATCCGGTATCGTCATCATAAACTGCCTGAATAAAAAGATACTAAATGCTACAGCAAGACCAGGTAAAATAATCCCTGTCATCGTATTCGTTAATCCCAATTGGTTAAGAATTAAATATACTGGGATCATTGTTACTTGACCAGGAATCATCATTGTCGCAAGAATGGTATAGAAAATATATTTTCTACCCTTAAATTCATACTTCGCAAAAGCATACCCTGCCATACCATTAAAGAGTAGGCCGATAAATGAGAAGAAAACAATGATGAGAGTGTTTCTTAAATAAAGACCAAAGTTCAAGTTTGTAAATAATGCGATATAATTTTCAATGGTAGGATTTTGTGGTAAAAATGTTGGCGGCATTTGTACCGCTTCATTTAATGGTTTAAAGGAGCTCAATAACATCCACATAAATGGGATGGAAATAATAATTCCTCCTGCCACCAACAAGAAAATCATAAAACCCTTTTCTAATTTCTGCTTTGTTACTGATGACATCGTCGTTTCACCCCCACATTAGCAACGAATCTGATTTCATAACATTAATATTCCACATCAGATTTTCGGAATTTAAATTGAACTAATGTCACAATAATAATCATGAAGAATAACACAAAGGATGCAGCAGCTGCATAGCCAAATTCACTTAATCGGAAACCGCTTCTGTAAATAAATAACGCCATTGACAAGGTTCCATCTAACGGTCCACCATTCGTCATAACGTATGGCTCTTCGAAGAACTGAAGCCATCCAATCAACGTTGTTACCGTAATAAAGAACGTTGCAAAGCGTAAAAGTGGAATCGTGACATGCCATAAAATCTGTAAACGGTTGGCCCCATCCACTTTCGCTGCTTCATAGTATTCTTTCGGAATCCCTTGTAATGCAGCTAAGAAGATGATCATATTAATTCCGATCCCTTTCCAAACGGCAAGAAGAATTAATGATATTTTGGCCAGAGTAGGCTGTTCAAGCCATGGTACTCTACCGATCTCAACAAGAGATAGAAAATAGTTAAAGAGACCATAGTGCGTGTTATATAAAAATCCCCAAATAACTGCAACAGCTACGATATTCGTGATCGACGGCATGTAGTAGACTGCCCGGAAGAAATTAAAAATCTTTTCTTTTCCATAGTTAAGTAGTAATGCAACACTAAGTGAAGATACAATCACTAGTGGTACACCAAGGATTACGTAAAATAACGTATTGAAAATCGAAGTGATAAAGACGCTATCGTTAAATAACTTTATATAGTTTTCAAGTCCAACAAAGCTAATTTGAGACCAATCAGCTAATCCCCTCAAGTTAATGTCTGTAAAACTGATAAAAAAGGCAACTACGATAGGAATCAGACTGAACATTAGTAACAACAGAAATGCAGGAGCTATAAATAAGTATGGATGTCGATCTCTATAAAGGGTCTTAAAAAAGCTTCCCAACCTTCTCCCCCCTAACATTTTAAACAATGATTTTTTTCTTAATATAAAGGGAAGAGCCGCCTATTAGCTGGTTTGATACCAATGACTAATCGACAGCTCCCCACCTAATCGATTATACCTGTTTATTCAGACAAGATGTCATTTTCAACTTTATCTCTGAACTTGTCCAGTTCCTCATGTAAATCTTCTCCACCTACATTTACTCGTTCCATGGATCTAATCATCTCTTGAGCAATTGCTTCCCATTCTGGAAGTTGAGGTGATGCTTTTGTTTCTTCAAGCTGCTCACCAAAAACAGAGAGCATTTCATCTTCTTCTAATACTGGGTCGTTCCATGCATCGACATTAGAAGGTAATGTATTTGAGATTTCATACCACTCTAGTTGCGTTTGCTCATCAACTAAGAATGAAATGAATTCTAGAGATTCTTCTACCATTTCTGTGTTATGGAAAACAGTTAAGTTCGATCCACCAATAAATGAAGTATTCGTCTCTTTTGCAGGAAGAGTCGCTACAGCCCAGTCTCCTTCAATTTCTGGAGCTTCATTATTAAGGATGTTAACCATCCAAGGTCCACTTTGGAACATCGGTTGTACACCGCTGCTGAATGATTGGACAATTTCTAACTGGCCTGATGTTGGTGTTACACCTTCTGCAAAGAAACTATGGTGAAATTCCATCGCTTCCACAAATTCAGGGCTTGTAAAGTCAGTGTTTCCATTTTCATCAATGAAGTCACTACCATTTTGCCAAGCAAACATAAATGGAACGAACTGGTCATTTTGGTCAATGTCAAAACCGTAGTAGTCTTCACCACGATCTGCAAGCTTAGTTGCAGCATCTTTTAATTCTTCCCAAGTTGCCGGAGCTTCATCATAACCAACTTCAGCTAATAAGTCTGTTCGGTAGTATAAAACACGTGTATCAACATACCATGGAATACCTACAAGCTCATCATTATATTCCATTGATTCAGCTGCACCATCAAAGTAATTCTCTTTATTAAACTCTGGGTATTCATCAAGGTAAGGAGATAAATCAAGCATCATCCCTACATCACCAAATTCAGGTACCCATGAAGTTCCTAGTTGAAGAACGTCAGGCCCCTCACCAGATGCAACAGCTGTTAATAGTCTTTCATGAGCTTGTCCCCATGGAATTGCTTGAACATTTACTGATATATCTGGGTTTTCCGCTTCGAATTTTTCCGCTAATTCCGGAAGTAATGTTCCTTCTTCACCCATTGCCCAGACTCTGATCTCTTGATCTTCTTCTGAGCCACCACCGCATGCAGTTAACAACATTGCTCCACCAATCAATAAAGTTGAAAGTAATTGGAACTTTTTAAACATCGTATTTCTCCCCTTTTTTATAATATTGACTAGATTACATCATTCAAAGTTACACTTCCTGTGAAACGTTTCATTTTATTACAAAATAAAAATGTGAAAAACAATAGTCATTTCCATTACATACGTCTAAATATGTAATGTTTTTCTCTCATTATCTCTTGACCTATGCTCCTCCCCCTTCTTTTTTCAACATCAGTTGATAGAAATCAGTATCGTTGAAAAAAGTTAGTTGAAACGTTTCGATAAATTCATTATAAATGAACATGTATCCGTTTTCAATATGTTTTTATACACTTTTAAAAAAAAGAAAAATGAAAGATTTCCTCATGAAACCTTTCATTATCATTATCACATGAAAAGAACGTATTTATTCGTTTTGATCAACCTACCACTTACGGTTTTAAAACCTTCACAGAGTCTCGAATCACCATATCCGTCTCAAGTGAATAAGCGTTTTTCACACCTTCACCTTCTAGGACTTGAAAGATTAAATGTGAAGATAATTTTCCCATTTCATACATCGGTTGTTTAACAGTCGTTAACGGTGGCTGTACATAAGGAGCGAGTTGAATATCATCAAATCCAATGATTGAAATATCATTTGGCACATCAATTTCATTTTCCTTAAACGCTTCTAGTCCGCCAATCGCCATTTCATCATTGGCGTAAAAAACAGCCTCGGGTAATTCCCCTTGATGGATAAGCATCTTTGTCGCCTGATATCCACCTTGTTTCGTAAACTTTCCGTTTATATTCCACTTCGTATAATACGGCAAGTCGTTCTCTGTTAGAGCCTTTTTAAATCCTTCCAATCTTAATTGACTATCTAGTGATGTTTTCGGTCCACTAATAAAAGCAAGGCTTTTATGCCCTTGATTGACCAAATAGTTTGCTGCCGAATACGAACCTGCTGAGTTATCGACATTGACACTAATGATATCCTGCTCATTAGGCATTTCACGATCCAATACAATAATCGGAAACCCTTTTCTAGAAGAATCGACAATCAACTGTGTGTCGATATTATGAGCTAACAGGATGACACCATCGGCTCTTTTTTCACGCAAAAACTTTGCTGCTGTTGAACTTTCATCACCGTAAGAGCTACATACGACTAAGTCATATCCGTGCTCCATAACGACCTCTTGAACACCTTGAATGAGCTCTGAATAGAAAGGACCGATTAAGTCGCTTAATATAAGCGCAATCATATTCGTTTTATTCATTTTCAAATCCATGGCATAACCATTCTTTTGATAGTTAAGCTCTTTGGCTGCAGCCATCACTTTTCTTCTTGTATTTTCACTAATTTTCTTCGTGCCGTTAAGTGCATAGGATGCTGTTGATACAGCCACTCCAGCTAATTTGGCAACATCTTTTATCGTAGCCATTTTATTTTCTCCTTCCCGTCAAAAGAGGGTGAAACGTTTCGAATATCTCATTTCATTTTATGTAAAACGTTTTCAAAAGTCAAATGGAGGCTGACATATACATATCAACCTCCATCGACTATACCGCTTTTACTTTTATTTTTCTACTTCAAATAAATATCAACCTTGTTTTCACGATCTTGAACAAAGCCTGCATCCTTATTCAATCTAAAGCCACCTTCACGATAGCGATTTTCGAGCGTCTCGAAATGAACTTTTTCACCATTTAACGTTAGTTCATTCTCACTCGCACGTAAGTGATAAACAAACGTGACTTGTTTTTCATCAAACTCATATTTCAATGTAAGCCCATCAAAGGTTTCAGGCAATACTGGATCAATCACTAAATCTCCGCCTTCTTGACGAATACCAAGACATTGTGAGATTAACTGATTTAGATAGAT
The Bacillus shivajii DNA segment above includes these coding regions:
- a CDS encoding ABC transporter substrate-binding protein, which encodes MIKKYLLILTAIMIGIILAACNSESDASGDGEVEQSNDLTVYAAFPEQESLYYLQAFEEETGINVNFVRLSAGQILARVQAEENNPQASVWYGGPSDTFIAAAQAGLLDSYEPEGAELLPEEFVDEDWNWSPFYVGALGFASNSDWLERNDLDPPSSWDDLLKPEFADNVSIAHPASSGTAYSVLATLVQMKGEEEAFEYLHKLDDNIRQYTQSGSAPANNAGLGEVGVGIAFAHDILSPMQEGYPITLSFPQDGTGYEVGAVALIKNGPADEVDNAQKFIDWAVSKESQNLFETSGHYRLPVNPEANVPDGATPLSELDIIDYDAVWAGEKRDELINRFDDEIRGEESAQ
- a CDS encoding carbohydrate ABC transporter permease, which encodes MSSVTKQKLEKGFMIFLLVAGGIIISIPFMWMLLSSFKPLNEAVQMPPTFLPQNPTIENYIALFTNLNFGLYLRNTLIIVFFSFIGLLFNGMAGYAFAKYEFKGRKYIFYTILATMMIPGQVTMIPVYLILNQLGLTNTMTGIILPGLAVAFSIFLFRQFMMTIPDDLIEAARLDGAGEFYIFFRLIIPIAKPVFAVQAILTFIAAWNSFLWPLIIASDQRLYTLSVGLALLEGQHSSNFALQMAGAAFMVIPIIIIFAFFQKYIIEGFTMSGLK
- a CDS encoding carbohydrate ABC transporter permease: MGSFFKTLYRDRHPYLFIAPAFLLLLMFSLIPIVVAFFISFTDINLRGLADWSQISFVGLENYIKLFNDSVFITSIFNTLFYVILGVPLVIVSSLSVALLLNYGKEKIFNFFRAVYYMPSITNIVAVAVIWGFLYNTHYGLFNYFLSLVEIGRVPWLEQPTLAKISLILLAVWKGIGINMIIFLAALQGIPKEYYEAAKVDGANRLQILWHVTIPLLRFATFFITVTTLIGWLQFFEEPYVMTNGGPLDGTLSMALFIYRSGFRLSEFGYAAAASFVLFFMIIIVTLVQFKFRKSDVEY
- a CDS encoding sugar ABC transporter substrate-binding protein; translated protein: MFKKFQLLSTLLIGGAMLLTACGGGSEEDQEIRVWAMGEEGTLLPELAEKFEAENPDISVNVQAIPWGQAHERLLTAVASGEGPDVLQLGTSWVPEFGDVGMMLDLSPYLDEYPEFNKENYFDGAAESMEYNDELVGIPWYVDTRVLYYRTDLLAEVGYDEAPATWEELKDAATKLADRGEDYYGFDIDQNDQFVPFMFAWQNGSDFIDENGNTDFTSPEFVEAMEFHHSFFAEGVTPTSGQLEIVQSFSSGVQPMFQSGPWMVNILNNEAPEIEGDWAVATLPAKETNTSFIGGSNLTVFHNTEMVEESLEFISFLVDEQTQLEWYEISNTLPSNVDAWNDPVLEEDEMLSVFGEQLEETKASPQLPEWEAIAQEMIRSMERVNVGGEDLHEELDKFRDKVENDILSE
- a CDS encoding LacI family DNA-binding transcriptional regulator; the encoded protein is MATIKDVAKLAGVAVSTASYALNGTKKISENTRRKVMAAAKELNYQKNGYAMDLKMNKTNMIALILSDLIGPFYSELIQGVQEVVMEHGYDLVVCSSYGDESSTAAKFLREKRADGVILLAHNIDTQLIVDSSRKGFPIIVLDREMPNEQDIISVNVDNSAGSYSAANYLVNQGHKSLAFISGPKTSLDSQLRLEGFKKALTENDLPYYTKWNINGKFTKQGGYQATKMLIHQGELPEAVFYANDEMAIGGLEAFKENEIDVPNDISIIGFDDIQLAPYVQPPLTTVKQPMYEMGKLSSHLIFQVLEGEGVKNAYSLETDMVIRDSVKVLKP